A single Leptotrichia trevisanii DSM 22070 DNA region contains:
- a CDS encoding TIGR00282 family metallophosphoesterase — protein sequence MKFLIIGDIVGRPGRNTLFKYLEKRKQDYDFIIVNGENSAGGFGINVKIAKEMFERGVDVITLGNHSWDKREIYSYINEQKNLIRPINFTKEAPGNGYTIVAKNGVKVAVINAQCKVFMPPIACPFLAVEEVLPKIKEETDIIILDFHGEATSEKQAMGWNLTGKVSAVYGTHTHTQTADERILPGGTAYISDIGMTGGHDGILGMNRRESIQRFKDGMPTRYSVCEENLRINGIELEVNENTGKAVSIKRVNMGYDEI from the coding sequence ATGAAATTTTTGATAATTGGTGATATTGTCGGTAGGCCAGGTAGAAATACATTATTTAAATATTTGGAAAAACGAAAACAGGATTATGATTTTATTATTGTAAATGGGGAAAATTCAGCTGGTGGATTTGGGATAAATGTGAAAATTGCGAAGGAAATGTTTGAGCGGGGAGTAGATGTTATTACTCTTGGAAATCATAGCTGGGATAAAAGGGAAATTTATTCATATATAAACGAACAGAAGAATTTAATCAGGCCTATAAATTTTACAAAGGAAGCACCAGGAAATGGTTATACAATCGTTGCTAAAAATGGAGTGAAAGTGGCAGTTATAAATGCACAATGTAAAGTGTTCATGCCACCGATTGCTTGCCCGTTTTTGGCAGTAGAGGAAGTTTTGCCTAAGATAAAGGAAGAAACTGATATTATTATTCTTGATTTTCACGGAGAAGCAACTTCTGAAAAACAGGCTATGGGATGGAATTTGACTGGAAAGGTATCAGCTGTTTATGGAACACATACACATACACAGACTGCAGATGAAAGAATTTTGCCAGGAGGTACTGCATACATTTCAGATATAGGAATGACAGGTGGACATGACGGTATTTTGGGAATGAACAGACGTGAGAGTATTCAAAGATTTAAAGATGGGATGCCAACAAGATATTCAGTTTGTGAGGAAAACTTGCGAATTAATGGAATTGAGCTGGAAGTGAATGAGAATACTGGGAAAGCAGTTTCTATAAAACGTGTAAACATGGGATATGATGAAATATAA